A window from Triticum aestivum cultivar Chinese Spring chromosome 6D, IWGSC CS RefSeq v2.1, whole genome shotgun sequence encodes these proteins:
- the LOC123143880 gene encoding uncharacterized protein, whose translation MTTVGASATTNSSTSGRGTQQAYVLFWESLNADLLKLIADRVLSSDLLHYVWFRAVCKKWRAATHCPLGRGVVDPRFHPRQWTMFPEGNGLHPGHPALGGYIRFLNIHTGVFIRVHPPCFEDHSVLDCPDGLLLLQRKKDAAICLLHPFTGDVAEFPPLASLCLYMSKFGIFLNGPYDLLLRMVHTAVSVHVGGSVTIMVALSHAERMAYVSTGDKHWTHTSWMMSGMRTALPFLGSLYMVRSSKNKPSQIMRVDPPDSSSSSSWPSTPPQMIATCPANLMAKPYLVECNSELLLVGYTDRKSQLVVIRLADLLLGVLATPLTSIGDHALFIGTWSMAVNSTNLPSVQGNSITVLIPRKSGRLRQYDLCRGSWSLLCDGYFLSANGPIPRPYSLVHHIVSCCQRLYWFSGHIWTRYHRSQSRWNIVALGHRNVCIVCSDQLKAIHLSNIYV comes from the coding sequence ATGACAACTGTTGGAGCAAGCGCAACCACTAACTCAAGTACGAGTGGGCGTGGCACTCAACAAGCCTATGTCCTTTTCTGGGAGTCGCTGAATGCTGATTTGCTGAAGCTGATTGCTGACCGGGTACTCTCTAGCGACCTGCTGCACTATGTCTGGTTCCGCGCGGTGTGCAAGAAGTGGCGTGCCGCCACTCATTGCCCTCTTGGCCGTGGTGTGGTTGACCCGCGCTTTCACCCACGGCAATGGACGATGTTTCCGGAGGGCAATGGGCTTCACCCCGGTCATCCTGCATTGGGTGGCTACATCCGCTTCCTCAATATCCACACCGGCGTCTTCATCCGTGTGCACCCCCCGTGCTTCGAGGACCATTCAGTGCTCGACTGCCCTGATGGCCTCCTTCTCTTGCAGCGCAAGAAGGACGCTGCTATCTGCCTCCTGCACCCCTTCACCGGTGATGTTGCCGAGTTTCctccccttgcttccctctgcTTGTACATGAGTAAGTTTGGGATCTTTCTGAATGGCCCTTATGATCTTCTACTTCGGATGGTCCACACGGCTGTCTCCGTCCATGTGGGTGGCAGTGTTACCATCATGGTCGCTCTCAGCCACGCCGAGCGCATGGCATACGTATCCACCGGTGACAAGCACTGGACTCACACGAGCTGGATGATGAGTGGCATGAGGACAGCACTACCATTCCTTGGCAGCCTCTACATGGTGAGGAGCTCGAAAAACAAACCCTCACAAATCATGCGCGTCGATCCACCAGATAGCTCCAGTTCCTCCTCGTGGCCATCTACACCGCCACAAATGATCGCCACATGTCCAGCTAATCTGATGGCTAAGCCTTATCTGGTGGAGTGCAATTCTGAACTTCTTCTGGTTGGCTATACCGACAGAAAGTCCCAGCTTGTGGTTATTCGGCTTGCTGACCTCCTGCTTGGAGTACTTGCCACGCCATTGACAAGCATCGGTGACCACGCCCTCTTCATTGGCACTTGGAGCATGGCCGTCAACTCCACCAACCTACCATCCGTTCAGGGGAACTCCATCACTGTCCTCATCCCACGTAAGAGTGGCCGACTGCGGCAATATGATCTGTGCAGAGGTTCCTGGTCGCTACTATGTGATGGATACTTCCTCAGTGCTAACGGCCCCATACCGAGGCCATACAGTCTTGTCCACCACATTGTCAGTTGTTGCCAACGTCTTTACTGGTTCAGTGGTCACATTTGGACCCGCTACCATCGTTCTCAATCTCGTTGGAATATAGTCGCTTTAGGACATAGAAATGTTTGCATAGTCTGCAGTGATCAGTTGAAGGCTATTCATCTTTCCAATATCTACGTCTGA